The stretch of DNA GCGAACACGGCCAGATTAAGGATTTTGAGACAATGCTCCTCCACCGTAACGGGCGTAAGCGCGTTTGTCAGATTTCGGTCTGGGCCGTTGCCGATCAGGTTGGCAAGCCCGAGTGGTTTCAGGGTATCGTGCGCGACATTACCGACCAGAAGCGGGCGCAGCAGGATCTGATTCTGGCCGAAAAGCTGACCATGACGGGAAAAATCGCCCGCAGTATTGCCCACGAAGTACGAAATCCGCTCACTAACCTGAGTCTGGCCCTGGAGCAACTTAAGGAAGAATTAGACACCGACAGCGAGTTTGTGACGATGTACACCGACATTATCGGGCGTAACGTAGACCGCATCGGGCAGTTGATTACCGAAATGCTCAACTCGTCGAAGCCCCGCGAATTAGACCGCAAAAAGCAGGATCTGAACGTGGTGGTGAAGGCAACGTTGCAGTTGGTGACAGACCGTATCAGGCTAAAGCGAATGCGACTGGAAACCAAATTCGCGACCGACGACTGTACTGCGCTGCTCGACCGCGATCAGGTGAAAACGGCACTGCTCAACATTTTGGTCAATGCCGTAGAAGCCATGCAGGAAGGCAAGGGTATATTAACTGTTAAAACGAGTTGCCACGAAGAAGGCCGCGTTTGCATAGAAGTGATCGACAACGGCGACGGCATTAGCGAAACAGATCGGCAGCGGCTATTCGACCCATTTTTCACGGGTAAGTCAGGTGGCATGGGGCTGGGTCTTACCGCTACCCAGAACATCATCAACAGCCATAAAGGGTCTATCGAGGTAGAAAGCCAGGTAGGGCAGGGAACCACTTTCCGGCTCTATTTTCCCAAGTGATAAAAAGTAGTTCTTATCGGTTGCAAACGTCGTGCGAAGCCAGTTTTTAATGAACTGGCTTTTTTGTGGAAAAGAGTGAGTAAAATATTACACACCCCCCAACAGAATTTCCACATATTTGGTATAAATTTTTTAGACAAACTTAGTTCAGTATCTATCAAAATTATTCGCAAACACTTGATTATAAGAGATATACTAATAGTTAAAAGGGTATGGTAGCGGCAATCACATGAACTGGCATAATTTGCGCAGTAGGAAAGTCATGACTATGACACCTATGTGGACACCTACTCACTTTCCGGCTGCTATGCGGTCGCTCAACCCCAGCACGCGGGCCAAAGCGATTGAAATTGCAAACCAACTGCTGGAGCAGGGACAGTTGGATAAGCAACGTGCCATTACCATCAGCATTATTGAGGCCCGTCGTCTGGCCCGAATGTATGCTGTTGAGACAGACCGCATCGGACGCTCTGTTTCATCCTACGCTTAATAACCAAAACCTATTACTCAACTACCGACATGATCTGGAACAAGACCATTTACGACACCTTAACCAGTTGCGCCACACTGTGTGATGAGTTTGCCACCGAATGTTCACGGTCGGAAGATATTGAGAATTGGTATCGCAGCATTTTTTTAAACCTCGACTGCGCCGATATGTGCCGCCAACTGGCGATGCTGTACGTGCGTGGCTCAGAAAATACGCGCCTGTTGGCAACTGCCTGCATTGAAGTATGCGAAAAATGCGCCCAGGAAATAGCTCAGTTCGATACAGAACGTTGCCAGCAGGTTTATGCTATGTGTCAGCAGACCATTCTAAGCTGTGTTAGTATCTTGAACATGCAGCGCAATGACGCCGACGCGAAAAATCCAACGTCAACCCCGGCATCGCTTTTTTACGGCATCGACCTGCGCGAGACCATCTATAATTAATAGCTAACAGCCAGCAGCCAACAGTAGTTTTGCCAATTAGCGAAGCTACTGTTGGCTGCTGATTGTTGGTTGATAACTGAAACAACCGTTATGGAAACCAAACCACAGAAAAACGAAAAATTAGAAAAAGTGCGGAAAATGGTTGGCGACATCCGCATTGCGATGATGACGACCGTTAACGACGAGGGTCAGTTGATGAGCCGCCCAATGGCTGCTTTAGAAATGGATGAAGACGCTACAATCTGGTTCTTTACCCAAAAAACATCGCCCAAAGTTGCTCAGATAGAACAGCACGAACGACAGGTTAATCTGGCGTTTGTCAACGTAAGCGATGCGGATTACGTATCCATTTCGGGTACTGCCGATGAAATTGACGACCGCGCCAAAATCGACGAACTCTGGAATCCACAGGCTAAAGCATGGTTTCCCAACGGCAAAGATGATCCGAATCTGACGCTGTTGCGCGTGCATACTCACATGGCCGAATACTGGGACTCGAACGACAGCACGATGGTTCGGTTGTTCCAGCAGGCCAGTGCAGCCCTAACCGGAACCGTTCCTAAAATGGGCGAAAACGAAAAAGTTTACAACTGAACAGACGCAAGGTAAAAGGGGTAAGGCTGGAAAGAGACTTGGTGTGTCCTTCCGGCCTTACCCCTTACGTTTTATCCCACTTTTATGATTGTTATCCAAACAGATACCGGCTGGCAAGTCATTCATCAGCAGGCGCATGGCTTACTGGCTGTGCAGGCCGCCATGCATTGGCAGGTCGATAAACGACCAAAATACTGGATTGAGACGCTGATCGCGCTCACCGAACACGATGATGGGCAAGACCCGTGGGAGGGCCGCAATCATCTGACAACGGCGGGTGCCCCGCTTCATTTTCAGGTTCTGGAGTATTCTGTGGAGCAATGCCGGAACATGATTGCGATTTCGCTCGACAAAAGCCGCTGGAACGCGCTCATGCTGTCGATGCACACGTCATTCTTGTACGAAGAAAAACGCGGTACGGATAAGGCATTGGATGAATTTTTAGATCAACAGATCGACAACCAGAAGAAGTGGCGTAAGCAATACGCAGCTACGAAAGCCGACGCGCAATATGCCTACGATTTTATTCAATGGTGCGATGCGCTGTCGCTTATTCTGTGCCTGAATCAGGTGCCGCCCGAAGGCCGTCGGCTCGAAATCAGCAAAGGGCCCGATGGTGTCTCGTATTACATCCTGCAAAATCCGAACGGTTCGCTCTGCATTGATCCGTGGCCGTTTGATGTACCGGCGTTCGCGGCTCACGTCGAAGTTTTCGAGTTGAATCAGTTGGTTTTCAGCGATGACAATGAATTGTACAACGCCTTGCAGGATGCGCCCTTAGCGTTGAAAGAGTGGCAGTTTGTGCAACGTAGCCAATAATCGGGGTATATTGCCGCTATGGACGTGTATTTAATTCGACACACTGAAGTGGCTGTGGGCCGCAGCGTAGCCTACGGGCAGTCGGACGTTGACCTGGCCGACGCTTATGATGAGCAGCGCGACCGGCTGCTGGCGCATCTGCCCACCGATGCTGCTGCTATTTTCTCCTCGCCCCTGACCCGCTGCCGACGCTTAGCCGACGACATAGCCGGGAGTATGGCTGCCGGGAGCCGCATAGAAACGGCACCAGGGCAAACCGCCCTAATCGACGCACATCGGCCTGTTGTAGTACACGATGACCGGCTGAAAGAGTACCACTTCGGTGATTGGGAAATGGTTCCGTGGGCCACTATCGACCGTGCGGCTCTCGACCCCTGGATGGCCGACTTTGTAACGGTTCGCGTTCCCAACGGCGAGAACTTTCAGGACCTCTTCGACCGTGTCAGCCGGTTCTGGCGCGAGCAGATTCTGCCGTTGGCCGAAACCCAACCGGGTCAGCCCGTGTTTATCGTTACGCACGGGGGCGTAATTCGGGCTTTGCTCTGTCTGTTTCTGGATTTATCTTTGCACAATGCTTATCGAATAAACCTCGACTACGGAGCCGTAACGAAGCTAACCCTAACGGATTTGTCGTATACGATTCAATACATCAATCGTTGACCCTGTGCCACACCGCAGCGAAGTGGTATGGCACTTACTAACAAACTATATGAAATCGATTTCGATTCGTCCTGCCACGCTGATGCTCATGATTCTGGCTGCCGCGCTGTTCCGCTTGCTGCCTCACTGGCCTAATTTTACGCCCATTGCGGCTATGGCTCTGTTTGGCGCGGCCACCTTCGAGCGCAAATGGCTGGGTCTGGCGACTCCGCTGGCGGCTATGCTACTGAGCGATGCGCTGATTGGTTTTCACGGCAGCATGGGGGCTGTTTACCTGAGCTTCGGTTTAACGTGGCTGTTAGGAATATGGGCCTTGCAACGACCAACCGCCGGGCGCGTGGCTTCGGCGTCGGTCACGGCGTCGGTGCTGTTTTTCCTGATTACCAACTTCGCTGTCTGGTACGGCAGCGCGTTTTACCCGCAAACGCTGGCTGGTCTGGCAAGCTGCTATGTGGCTGGTCTGGCATTTTACAACGGCACGTCGTTTTTCCTGAACGGCCTGCTGGGCGATCTCTTTTTCAGTGGTGTGCTGTTCGGCAGTTTCTACCTCCTTCAGCAACGTTTCCCTGTGCTGCGCGTAGCGCAATAAGTCTGCTGTTATAGATGCATGAATAGCTGGTCGCTCGTTGGGAACGAGCGACCAGCTATTTTAATCCCACTCCCACGAATCTTCGTTGATTAGTTCGGCAACGGCACCGGTCCAGCCGGTTTGGTGGCTGGCTCCAATGCCCTGGGCCGTGTCGCCGTGGAAATACTCGAAAAATAAAATCAACTCCTTGTTTTCAGAACGCTGGTAAAATGGACTGAATGGGCCATTGACGGGGCGATGCCCGTTGGCATCCTGCTCGAAGATACTCACTAAGCGGTCGGCCAATGCCTGCGATACCTGTTTGAGATTGAGCCAGTTGCCTGAGCCAGTTGGGTATTCGACCTGCAAACTGTCGCCGTAGAACTGATAGTATTTTTTCAGCGACTTTATCAGCAGATAATTGATAGGCATCCAAACGGGACCACGCCAGTTGGAATTGCCACCAAACATGCCCGAGTCCGAATCGCCCGGCACGTAGGCGATACTGTATGTGTCGCCATTGATTTGCACGGAATATGGGTGCTGCTCATGGTATTTCGACAATGCCCGAATACCGCCCGGCGACAGAAACTCCGATTCATCGAGCATAACCTGCAATAGCTTTTCCAATTTATCCCGCGAAATCAGCGACAGCAGAATATCACCCTGCTCATTCACAAGCTGTTCGGGCATAGGCCGCCCCAGTTCGAGATGATATCGCTGGAAAAACGACATTCGCTTTAGAAAATCGGCCAGCGGTTCGCACTTTTCCCGCCGGATAACCGACACCGCAAACAACACCGACAGCCCAACCGCCGACCGCACTTCCAATTTTGCCGACGGCCCGCGCATGGGGTGGAGCAGGTCGTAGAAAAACTGGTCTTTTTCGTCCCAGAGTGCCTGATTCAGCGATTCGCCAATCAGTACAAAATGCTCGTAAAACTTGGTCGCCACATCTTCAAACGTTGGGTCGTAGCGCGTGATTTCCAATGCCATATCCATCAGGTTGAGCGCGTACATACCCATCCAGGCAGTGGCGTCGGCCTGCTCAAGGAGGGTGCCGGGCGGGAGGTGGCTGCGGTTGATGACGCCGATATTATCAAGGCCCAGAAAGCCTCCGCCAAAAATATTGTTTTCTTCGTCGTCGTGCCGGTTGGCCCACCACGTAAAATTGATAAGCAGTTTCTGAAATGCCCGCTTCAAAAACTGAATGTCGGCATTGCCATAAATAGCCTTCTCAATTTTATAAACCGACAACGCTCCCCAGGCATGAACGGGCGGGTTTACGTCCGAAAAATTCCATTCATAAGCTGGCATTTGCCCCTGCGGATTCATATACCACTCGCGCATCAGCAGAATCAACTGGTTTTTGGCAAATGCCGGGTCCACCATAGCCAGTGGCACGGTATGAAAGGCCAAATCCCAGGCTGCATACCACGGGTACTCCCACTTGTCGGGCATACTCAGCACGTCTTCGTTATTGAGGTGTTCCCAGCGTGCATTTCGGCCCAGCACCCGTTCGGGCGGGGGAGGCAGGTGGCCGGGATCGCCCTGAAGCCAGCGCGGAATGTCGTAGTGATAGTATTGCTTGGTCCAGAGCATACCGGCCAACGCCTGCCGCATAATTTGCAGCCGGTCGGTGGTGGTATCGGCGGGTGCCAGTTGCCGGTAAAAGTCGTCGGCTTCGCGAACACGGTCGGTAAACACCTGCTGAAACTCTTCGCCAAATGGTTTGAGAATCAATTCATTGACTAACCGAAGACAAACCGACTGCGACTCGCCGGGTTGCAGTGTCAGTGCGTAGACGGGCGCGAATTTGGTGCCACTTTGATTTTCCTGAAGCAGTTGGAGCAGATAGTCGTCATCCTGACAAATAGCTTCGTGAAAGGCGTCTTTCACAAACGGCGACGTGTTTGGTACGCCGTATAGCCGCTTCATATTTGTCTCGTTCTCGGTCAGGAGAGCCGTGTCGGTAGGTTCGTAATACAGAAAATACTGCCCCGTTTTAGGATGGCTGAGTTGCGCCAGACCCGTATGCGGGGCGTCGGGTCGGCGGTTGATGGTCGGTTTTTCGACATTTGGCTCAAATGCCCATCGGTTGCGGCACCAGAGGGTAGGCAGCACCGTCAGCGGAGCCGGGTCGAGGCCTTGATTTACGACCGTAATGCGAATGCAAACGTCATTATCGCTTTTCCTGGCGTATTCAACGTCGACATCGAAATAACGACCTTCTTCAAAAACGCCCGTGTGCAGAATCTCGAATTCAGGTTCCTGCCGGTTGCGGATGCCATTTTCGTGTACGAGCCAGCCGTAAGGAAACGGAGCTTGTGGGTACTTGTAGCGCATCCGCATGTACGAGTGCGTGGGCGTGTTGTCGAGGTAGTAGTATAACTCCTTAACGTCTTCGCCGTGGTTGCCTTCGTTATTGGTCAGGCCAAACAGCCGTTCTTTCAGAATACCGTCGCGGTGATTCCAGAGAGCCAGCGCGAAGCAAACGTTCTGCCGCCGGTCGGAGATGCCGCCGAGACCATCTTCGCCCCAGCGGTACACGCGCGAACGGGCATGGTCGTGCGGAAAGAAATTCCACGCATCGCCATTGGCCGAATAGTCTTCGCGCACCGTACCCCACTGTCGCTCCGACAGATACGGCCCCCATTTGGCAAGCGGGATTGTTTTTTTTGCCGCTTCTTCTACCCGTAGTCGTTCAGCCGAAGGTTTTGTCATCGTTTTTCTGTTTATAAGACCATTTTTTACCCACCTGTTGCGAAACTCTCGAAGACTGTCATGCCCCCATCGATGAAAATACTGGCTCCAGTAATGTAGTCCGAAAGGTCAGAAGCTAAGAAAACGGCTAAGTTGCCGATGTCTTCGGGCTGACCAATTCGATTGTATGGAATAAGCCCCAGCAGGCTCGACATGGCCTGTGGCGTTTCCCAGGCGGGGCGATTAATGGGCGTTTGAATGGCTCCCGGACAAATGCTGTTGACCCGAATCCGACGATCACCGTATTCCTGTGCCAGCGATTGCATCATGAGTTTGACCCCGCCCTTCGAGGCCGCGTAGTTAACGTGACCAGCCCACGGAATCAGCTCATGCACCGAACTCATACAGATAATTTTGCCCGTTGCTGCCGACACCTCCGGGCGTGGACCCCGGCGCAAAAACTCACGAATGGCCGCCCGAGCGCATAGAAACTGGCCCGTCAGGTTCACGTTGATGACAGCGTTCCACTGGTCCAGCGTCTGTTCATGAAAGGGCGCATTTCGCTCGATACCAGCATTATTGACGAGAATATCGACCGTGCCATAACGGGAAACCACATCGCTGAACATTGCCTCGACCTGAGCTTCCTGGCTTACGTCGCATTGGGCCGTCATACCCTGCCCGCCAGCGTCAGTAATTTCCTGTAGCACCGCTTCGGCGGCTACCTGCGACGACGCAACGGGGTAGTTAATCACGACCGTAGCACCGGCCTTTGCCAGTGATTTTGCCACCCCCGCGCCAATGCCGCTGCTGGCTCCCGTAATGAGGGCGATTTGCCCTTTCAGTGTTTGATCCATATAAAATAGCTTGATGAAATAGTACTCTGAGTAAGTTTTTAGCTGATAACGCCGAAAGTTCGCTGGTTCAGGCGGGCATAGCTTGTCCGGTTACGTAATCTAATTGTAAATTAATCCCGCTTCCGTACCTTATCTATACATCTTCAAACACCCCACTTATGTTTACCACTAAGCGCGTTCCTTTTTACATTGTTTTCCCGTTTGCTGCCCGATCCATCCTTTTCTTTCTGCTGTATTCTACCGGAATATGCCTGCTCTACTGGGGTTTAGACTGGAAATTTCTGGCGATTCCATTCGTGCCAATTGCTACCATCGGTACGGCAGTAGCCTTTTACGTAGGCTTCAAAAATAATTCCTCCTATGACCGGCTGTGGGAAGCCCGCCGAATCTGGGGGAGTTTAACGAACGCCAGCCGGTCGTGGAGCATCATGGTGCTCGACTACATCGGCCCCGACCAACTTGCCGATCCTGTCAATGAGGCTGAACTGAAGCGACTACACAAAGAGCTTATTTATCGGCATCTGGCCTATCTGACGGCCCTGCGCGTACAGCTTCGCCAAAAGCCCGTATGGGTGCAACATCGCGACCCGGCGCATGAGGTAATCGAGCGGATTACTGAGTTTAAGCAGTGTAGTTTAGACAAAGAGGTAAGCCGGTTCATCTCCGAACATGAGGCCGAACTGCTCATCAGACACCCCAATCCGGCCACGTATCTGCTACGGCAGCAGTCGGCACAACTACGCGAATTACGTAACGAAGGCTACCTGTCGGAATACTACCACGTTGATCTGGAGCGGATGCTGGTTGAGTTTTATAATCAGCAGGGGGCCTGCGAGCGTATTAAATCGTTTCCGTTTCCGCGCCAGTATGCCTTTTTTAGCTACGTGTTTACATGGTTATTCATTTTTGTGCTGCCGTATGGGCTGTTGAGCGAGATGGCGAAAGCCAGTAGCTGGCACATCTGGCTTATGGTGCCATTTTATACCATTATCGCCTGGGTGTTCAATACAATGGAAGTGGTGGGGGATACCAGCGAAAACCCATTTGAAAATAGTATTAACGACGTACCTATGACGGCCATTTGCCGCAACATCGAAATCGATCTGCGCGATATGCTCGGCGAAACCGACCTGCCAAAACGCGTTCAGGCCGTAAATAATATACTGATGTGAGTACCGGCGGCATGCGTGCTATAAACTGAAATTGCACTATGCGATTGAAAATTGTACCCACCCGAACGTATAGTCCTATATTTTAAGAATATTAGAAAAATACAATTCATGCGGTTCTAACAGGGACTTGTTGTGTTTTTCTAAGAAATGCCCTATTTTGCTCAGATTGAATAGTATTTAAAAATGAACTTTCGATAAACGGCTGATTATCAGGGTAGGGGTTCTTGCATTGGATCGAAGTATTGGCGCACCTTTGTCACGGTAAAACCAAATTTCAAACCAATGAAACAGTTCCGTTTATCAATCGCTGTACTGCTTGCAGTATGGGGTCTGGCTGGCATGGGAGATGCCAACGCCGACAATGGTTCGGGCGCAAATGGGGTGAAGATCGAAAAGTCGGAAAACAAAAAAGTTCGTCTATATATCCCCAACGCTCCCTCGAAAACTGCCGTTGACGTAGCCGTCATCGACGCCGAAGGCAACGTTCTTTACAAAGGAATCGTAGCACACAACAAAGCTGGTCGCCAGTTGTTCAATCTGGCGAACCTGCCCGATGGTCAGTACTTCATTACTGCCACGTCGGATGCGTGGTGGATGTCGCAGGGCATAACCGTGAAAGGCAACGCCCTTAGCGTAGACGCCCGCAATCTGCAACAGGTATCGAAGCCAACGGTAGTGGCTTACGAGAAAAACAAGGTAGAAGTTACGCTGCCCGCCAGCAACCTGAGCGGTGCGCACGTAACGATCTACGACGCGCAGAGTACAGCCGTGTATTCCGACAAGTTTGCCGGTACGACCCGTCGTTTCGACCTGTCGTCGCTGCCCGATGGTGCCTACACAGTGGTGGTTGGCCCCGATCAGAAGCAGTTCAGCACGCCGTTAACGATTCGTCACTAAGCCGAAAGGCCCTAAAAGTCCCGTAGGGACGCAACAGCAGAAGGCGTCGGTAGAGATGTAGGGACGCAACAGCCGAAGGCATCGGTAGAGATGTAGGGACGCAACAGCCGAAGGCATCGGTAGAAATGTAGGGACATAACAGCGCAAGCGTCGGTTCGGGGATAAAACCTACGGAGCCGACGCTTTGCTATTGCGTCATAACGCTACGTCGCTCGTTTCGACAGCTTCGGCAGGTGGGTTTTCGGGGTCTTGCTTTTTGGCCTGATTGATGAGTTTTGCCAGTTTTGGTGTTATCACAGGCTCATTGCCCCGCAGCCGCAAAATGGCTAACTCCTTCATTTTCGACTCGAACACAATATCTACCTCTTTGCCATACGTATTCGCGATTGAGTAGAGCCAATCGGCGTGGGCTTCGCGCCTTGCTTTGGGGTCTTCGCGTTCCTGCCGCGAGTCGGAATAGTGAAAAACGGGCCGAACATCCCAGGTACCATAGGCCATCAGAAAGGCTTCTTCTTCAGTTAGCGTACCGGGATTGAGGGCGTGATGAAAATAATCGAAGACCACGGGCGTACCAATGGCTTCGTAAACCGGCACCAAATCCGCTACGGTGTACAGACTAACCCGGTCGTCGTTTTCAACGGTAAGGCGGGCGCGTAAATTCTCTGACAATAGCCCGAAATTCTGACAAAATCGGGCAATGGTGCCGGGCTTATCGCCGTAGGTGCCGCCTAAATGAATATTAATCTTGTTCCAATGTGACGGTTTCAGACCCATGAGGTCGAAAATTTCAGATTGGTATTCCAGATCCACGAGGGTGTTTTTCAGCACGTTGCCCTGTCCGGCCAAATGATTGAATGGGCCGGGGTGGGTGGTTAGCCGGATAGGCCGACTACCTATTTCTTCCAGCAAGGTCCGGATTTCGGTGAAGTCGGGCAAATTGGCAAGCCGATATTCCGATGCCCACGGGAAAATATCGGATGAGATACGAAACAGGCCAAATCCGTGCGCCAGATTCCAGTCAACAATCGTCAGCAGATCCTGTACATTCTTCAGAGCCAGTTGAGAGGCATACTGAATGCCCCGCTCGGCGAATGTCTTTTTTATCATGCCCCGATTGGTCAGAATTTTTTCGGCCTGAAGGGTCAGATTTATACAGGCATAGCCAACATTGAGTGGTGATACAATCATGCCTGATAAACCTGAATTGGTAGCTTCGGGTTTTGCGCATTTACCGTTCAGTCAAAAGTTGCGAGACAAATACAGCAATAGACCGTCTAAGCCTTATCTTACTATTAACTGATTGAGCAAATTGACAAACAGAACAAAAAACCATCCACCCGCAGCTCACTTTGGCCCATACTGGAACCATACCCCTTCGTCTATGGAAGACTTAACCACCGATCAGATCATTGGTATCGCAACTGGGTATCGAAACATGGCCCGCGCGCTGAACGAGTTTCAGGTACGACGCTGGCCGGAATTTACGCATGAGCAACAGTTAGACGTCAACGCCTATCAGAACAGCCTGCTCAACCGCGCCCACGACCTGCAATCGCTGCTTGTGCGGCCTGCGTTCAAGTACCCGTTAGACATCGCTACGGATATTGTTCAGGCTACCGATACGGCACGCAACAGCCTGAAAATCATTCGTAATCTGACTGTTGCTCTCAATGTAGGGGCAATTATGGTGGCGTTGGCGTCATATGTAGCCCGTGCCAATCTGCGCGGCATTCAAACCGCCCTGCGCGAACTGCGCGAACTGGTTATGCTGGAAGAAGAGAAATAAAATACCCCACCCCGGCTGGGGGTGGGGATAAAAATTATTCGTTTGTCTTTACGCCTACAAGCTCAACCTCAAAAACCAGATTTTGCCCGGCAAGTGGGTGGTTGGCGTCGAGTGTAACGCTACTGTCGCTCAGTTGGCGAACAATGACCGGAATGGGGCGCGGATTGCCATCTTCATGCATGTTGAGCGTCATTCCCACTTCGAGCGGAATATCGTCGGGAATGTCGGAGCGGTTGAGTGTGAAAATCATTTCCTCATTGGCCGAGCCGTAGGCGTCTTCCACCGGAATGTTAATTGTCTTCTTCTCGCCGGTGTTCATGCCTTCCACACCTTCATCGAATCCTTTGATAACCTGACCACTACCAACGATGAATTCGAGGGGAGTGCGTCCCGCCGACGAATCGAAAACAGTGCCGTCGGTGAGAGTGCCGGTATAGTGAACCTGAACGGTATCACCGGCTTTTGCTTGTGCCATGTGTGTAATAGTT from Spirosoma montaniterrae encodes:
- a CDS encoding hybrid sensor histidine kinase/response regulator, which translates into the protein MLTRALVSARENANIRLDWADSYEQALAAIAADNHDVYLVDYRLGHYTGIDLIQEAFRMGCRAPMILLTGQDDLTVDQSALELGAADYLVKGRIDAQLLGRSIRYALRQASVLAEVAQKENKYRTLFERSIDAIFVANNELKFQDANPSVERLLGYSRDDLRALNPARLFTDLNHLRELRFNVREHGQIKDFETMLLHRNGRKRVCQISVWAVADQVGKPEWFQGIVRDITDQKRAQQDLILAEKLTMTGKIARSIAHEVRNPLTNLSLALEQLKEELDTDSEFVTMYTDIIGRNVDRIGQLITEMLNSSKPRELDRKKQDLNVVVKATLQLVTDRIRLKRMRLETKFATDDCTALLDRDQVKTALLNILVNAVEAMQEGKGILTVKTSCHEEGRVCIEVIDNGDGISETDRQRLFDPFFTGKSGGMGLGLTATQNIINSHKGSIEVESQVGQGTTFRLYFPK
- a CDS encoding DUF2188 domain-containing protein, which translates into the protein MTMTPMWTPTHFPAAMRSLNPSTRAKAIEIANQLLEQGQLDKQRAITISIIEARRLARMYAVETDRIGRSVSSYA
- a CDS encoding four-helix bundle copper-binding protein; protein product: MIWNKTIYDTLTSCATLCDEFATECSRSEDIENWYRSIFLNLDCADMCRQLAMLYVRGSENTRLLATACIEVCEKCAQEIAQFDTERCQQVYAMCQQTILSCVSILNMQRNDADAKNPTSTPASLFYGIDLRETIYN
- a CDS encoding pyridoxamine 5'-phosphate oxidase family protein, whose translation is METKPQKNEKLEKVRKMVGDIRIAMMTTVNDEGQLMSRPMAALEMDEDATIWFFTQKTSPKVAQIEQHERQVNLAFVNVSDADYVSISGTADEIDDRAKIDELWNPQAKAWFPNGKDDPNLTLLRVHTHMAEYWDSNDSTMVRLFQQASAALTGTVPKMGENEKVYN
- a CDS encoding DUF3891 family protein, whose product is MIVIQTDTGWQVIHQQAHGLLAVQAAMHWQVDKRPKYWIETLIALTEHDDGQDPWEGRNHLTTAGAPLHFQVLEYSVEQCRNMIAISLDKSRWNALMLSMHTSFLYEEKRGTDKALDEFLDQQIDNQKKWRKQYAATKADAQYAYDFIQWCDALSLILCLNQVPPEGRRLEISKGPDGVSYYILQNPNGSLCIDPWPFDVPAFAAHVEVFELNQLVFSDDNELYNALQDAPLALKEWQFVQRSQ
- a CDS encoding histidine phosphatase family protein — its product is MDVYLIRHTEVAVGRSVAYGQSDVDLADAYDEQRDRLLAHLPTDAAAIFSSPLTRCRRLADDIAGSMAAGSRIETAPGQTALIDAHRPVVVHDDRLKEYHFGDWEMVPWATIDRAALDPWMADFVTVRVPNGENFQDLFDRVSRFWREQILPLAETQPGQPVFIVTHGGVIRALLCLFLDLSLHNAYRINLDYGAVTKLTLTDLSYTIQYINR
- a CDS encoding DUF6580 family putative transport protein is translated as MKSISIRPATLMLMILAAALFRLLPHWPNFTPIAAMALFGAATFERKWLGLATPLAAMLLSDALIGFHGSMGAVYLSFGLTWLLGIWALQRPTAGRVASASVTASVLFFLITNFAVWYGSAFYPQTLAGLASCYVAGLAFYNGTSFFLNGLLGDLFFSGVLFGSFYLLQQRFPVLRVAQ
- a CDS encoding MGH1-like glycoside hydrolase domain-containing protein, producing the protein MTKPSAERLRVEEAAKKTIPLAKWGPYLSERQWGTVREDYSANGDAWNFFPHDHARSRVYRWGEDGLGGISDRRQNVCFALALWNHRDGILKERLFGLTNNEGNHGEDVKELYYYLDNTPTHSYMRMRYKYPQAPFPYGWLVHENGIRNRQEPEFEILHTGVFEEGRYFDVDVEYARKSDNDVCIRITVVNQGLDPAPLTVLPTLWCRNRWAFEPNVEKPTINRRPDAPHTGLAQLSHPKTGQYFLYYEPTDTALLTENETNMKRLYGVPNTSPFVKDAFHEAICQDDDYLLQLLQENQSGTKFAPVYALTLQPGESQSVCLRLVNELILKPFGEEFQQVFTDRVREADDFYRQLAPADTTTDRLQIMRQALAGMLWTKQYYHYDIPRWLQGDPGHLPPPPERVLGRNARWEHLNNEDVLSMPDKWEYPWYAAWDLAFHTVPLAMVDPAFAKNQLILLMREWYMNPQGQMPAYEWNFSDVNPPVHAWGALSVYKIEKAIYGNADIQFLKRAFQKLLINFTWWANRHDDEENNIFGGGFLGLDNIGVINRSHLPPGTLLEQADATAWMGMYALNLMDMALEITRYDPTFEDVATKFYEHFVLIGESLNQALWDEKDQFFYDLLHPMRGPSAKLEVRSAVGLSVLFAVSVIRREKCEPLADFLKRMSFFQRYHLELGRPMPEQLVNEQGDILLSLISRDKLEKLLQVMLDESEFLSPGGIRALSKYHEQHPYSVQINGDTYSIAYVPGDSDSGMFGGNSNWRGPVWMPINYLLIKSLKKYYQFYGDSLQVEYPTGSGNWLNLKQVSQALADRLVSIFEQDANGHRPVNGPFSPFYQRSENKELILFFEYFHGDTAQGIGASHQTGWTGAVAELINEDSWEWD
- a CDS encoding SDR family oxidoreductase, translated to MDQTLKGQIALITGASSGIGAGVAKSLAKAGATVVINYPVASSQVAAEAVLQEITDAGGQGMTAQCDVSQEAQVEAMFSDVVSRYGTVDILVNNAGIERNAPFHEQTLDQWNAVINVNLTGQFLCARAAIREFLRRGPRPEVSAATGKIICMSSVHELIPWAGHVNYAASKGGVKLMMQSLAQEYGDRRIRVNSICPGAIQTPINRPAWETPQAMSSLLGLIPYNRIGQPEDIGNLAVFLASDLSDYITGASIFIDGGMTVFESFATGG
- a CDS encoding bestrophin family protein, with the protein product MFTTKRVPFYIVFPFAARSILFFLLYSTGICLLYWGLDWKFLAIPFVPIATIGTAVAFYVGFKNNSSYDRLWEARRIWGSLTNASRSWSIMVLDYIGPDQLADPVNEAELKRLHKELIYRHLAYLTALRVQLRQKPVWVQHRDPAHEVIERITEFKQCSLDKEVSRFISEHEAELLIRHPNPATYLLRQQSAQLRELRNEGYLSEYYHVDLERMLVEFYNQQGACERIKSFPFPRQYAFFSYVFTWLFIFVLPYGLLSEMAKASSWHIWLMVPFYTIIAWVFNTMEVVGDTSENPFENSINDVPMTAICRNIEIDLRDMLGETDLPKRVQAVNNILM